One segment of Streptomyces sp. NA02950 DNA contains the following:
- a CDS encoding amidohydrolase has translation MPRRIDAHHHLWDLTRREQPWMDGPWADPIRRTFTPRDLAPHLDAHGIGATVLVQSSSSLEETRELLALAEGSGRIAGVVGWADLTDPRLREVLASLAAGPGGRRLVGLRHQVQDEPDAHWLARRDVRRGLAAVAAAGLVYDLLVTPRELPSAIDAVRELPELRFVLDHAAKPPVAAGEREPWGRRLAALATLPNVVCKLSGLVTEASWDSWRSEQILPYAWYVLDAFGPGRVLFGSDWPVCTLAAPYDEVVALAERAALRLTEDERGALFGGTAAEVYGLAG, from the coding sequence TGGACGGCCCCTGGGCCGACCCCATCCGCCGCACCTTCACCCCGCGCGACCTCGCACCGCATCTCGACGCCCACGGGATCGGCGCCACCGTCCTCGTCCAGTCCAGCTCCTCCCTGGAGGAGACGCGGGAACTCCTCGCCCTGGCCGAGGGCTCGGGCCGGATCGCGGGCGTCGTCGGCTGGGCCGATCTCACCGACCCCCGGCTGCGCGAGGTGCTCGCCTCGCTGGCCGCCGGGCCCGGCGGCCGGCGGCTGGTGGGCCTGCGCCACCAGGTGCAGGACGAGCCCGACGCCCACTGGCTGGCCCGCCGGGACGTACGCCGCGGGCTCGCGGCCGTGGCCGCCGCGGGCCTGGTCTACGACCTGCTGGTCACCCCGCGCGAACTCCCCTCGGCCATCGACGCCGTACGCGAGCTGCCCGAGCTCCGCTTCGTCCTGGACCATGCCGCGAAACCGCCCGTCGCCGCCGGTGAACGCGAACCCTGGGGCCGGCGGCTGGCCGCGCTCGCCACCCTGCCCAACGTGGTCTGCAAACTCTCCGGCCTGGTCACCGAGGCGTCCTGGGACAGCTGGCGGTCCGAGCAGATCCTGCCCTACGCCTGGTATGTCCTGGACGCGTTCGGGCCCGGCCGGGTGCTGTTCGGCTCCGACTGGCCGGTGTGCACCCTGGCCGCCCCGTACGACGAGGTGGTGGCGCTGGCGGAGCGGGCCGCGCTGCGGCTGACGGAGGACGAGCGCGGCGCGCTCTTCGGCGGCACCGCGGCCGAGGTGTACGGGCTGGCGGGCTGA
- a CDS encoding FadR/GntR family transcriptional regulator, with protein MAVTDEAIEKIKGMIVSGALRPGDRLPKESELAADLGLSRNSLREAVRALSLIRILDVRQGDGTYVTSLDPQLLLEALSFVVDFHRDDTVLEFLAVRRMLEPAATALACTRISDAELDALSAQLDALGQEPSVEELVACDLEFHRGIVQASGNSVLCSLLDGLSGPTTRARVWRGLTQEDAVSRTLHEHRAILAALRDRDAEAARSWATVHIASVEQWLRSTL; from the coding sequence ATGGCGGTCACCGACGAGGCGATCGAGAAAATCAAGGGCATGATCGTCTCGGGTGCGCTGCGCCCGGGTGACCGGCTCCCCAAGGAGAGCGAACTCGCCGCCGACCTCGGGCTGTCCCGCAACTCGCTGCGCGAGGCGGTGCGGGCGCTGTCGCTGATCCGGATCCTCGATGTACGGCAGGGCGACGGCACCTATGTCACCAGCCTGGACCCCCAGTTGCTGCTGGAGGCGCTGAGCTTCGTCGTCGACTTCCACCGGGACGACACGGTGCTGGAGTTCCTCGCGGTGCGGCGCATGCTGGAGCCCGCCGCCACCGCGCTGGCCTGCACCCGGATCAGCGACGCCGAACTGGACGCGCTCAGTGCCCAGCTGGACGCGCTGGGGCAGGAGCCGTCGGTGGAGGAGCTGGTGGCCTGCGATCTGGAGTTCCACCGCGGCATCGTCCAGGCGTCGGGCAACTCGGTCCTCTGTTCGCTGCTCGACGGGCTCTCCGGCCCCACCACCCGGGCGCGGGTGTGGCGCGGACTGACCCAGGAGGACGCGGTGAGCCGCACCCTGCACGAGCACCGGGCGATCCTGGCCGCGCTGCGCGACCGGGACGCGGAGGCGGCCCGCTCCTGGGCGACGGTGCACATCGCGAGCGTCGAACAGTGGCTGCGCTCCACGCTGTGA
- a CDS encoding glycerol-3-phosphate dehydrogenase/oxidase, translating to MTTLQSVPSLGTHPAAGSIPGRAETREQLSKATYDLLVIGGGILGITTAWHAAQSGLRVAMVDAGDFAGATSSASSKLLHGGLRYLQTGAVKLVAENHFERRAVSRTVAPHLANPLTFYLPVYKGGPHGAAKLGAGVFAYSALSGFRDGVGHLLSAEKAARDVPELRTEGLKAVAVYGDGQMNDSRMALMTVRAAAESGATVLNHAEVTGLRTTDGRVTGADLKDRTDGTEFGVNARLVLNATGPWVDHLRRMEDPNAAPSIRLSKGAHLVLKRTSPWNAALATPIDKYRITFALPWEDMLLLGTTDEEFEGDPADVAVNENDITQILDEAAFSIRDQQLSRDLITYSFAGLRVLPGGPGDTAKAKRETVVTEGKGGMLSIAGGKWTTFRHIGRTVMTKLAELPGRPLADDMEPVKQLPKHMPLPGLANPHAVEHRLLVDGGTPGPRMAADTARHLATHYGSLSFDIARLAGADPALAERIHPDAPEIWAQVVYARDQEWAETADDVLRRRTTLTIRGLASDDIRGRVEDLLAKRA from the coding sequence ATGACCACCCTGCAGAGCGTTCCCTCCCTCGGAACGCACCCGGCTGCTGGTTCGATCCCGGGCCGCGCCGAAACCCGGGAACAGCTGTCCAAGGCAACGTATGACCTCCTGGTGATCGGCGGCGGCATCCTGGGCATCACCACTGCCTGGCACGCCGCGCAGTCCGGGCTGCGGGTGGCGATGGTGGACGCCGGCGACTTCGCCGGCGCCACCTCCTCCGCTTCCTCCAAGCTGCTCCACGGCGGCCTGCGCTACCTCCAGACGGGCGCGGTCAAGCTGGTCGCCGAGAACCACTTCGAGCGGCGCGCGGTCTCCCGGACCGTCGCTCCGCACCTGGCCAACCCGCTCACCTTCTACCTGCCGGTCTACAAGGGCGGTCCGCACGGCGCGGCCAAGCTGGGCGCGGGTGTCTTCGCCTACTCCGCGCTGTCCGGCTTCCGTGACGGCGTCGGCCACCTCCTCAGCGCCGAGAAGGCCGCACGTGACGTCCCCGAGCTGCGCACCGAGGGCCTCAAGGCGGTCGCGGTCTACGGCGACGGCCAGATGAACGACAGCCGGATGGCCCTGATGACGGTCCGGGCCGCGGCCGAGTCCGGTGCCACCGTGCTCAACCACGCCGAGGTGACCGGGCTGCGCACCACCGACGGCCGGGTCACCGGTGCGGACCTCAAGGACCGCACCGACGGCACCGAGTTCGGTGTCAACGCCCGTCTGGTGCTCAACGCCACCGGCCCGTGGGTGGACCACCTGCGCCGGATGGAGGACCCGAACGCGGCCCCGTCGATCCGGCTGTCCAAGGGTGCGCACCTGGTGCTCAAGCGCACCTCGCCGTGGAACGCGGCGCTGGCCACCCCGATCGACAAGTACCGCATCACCTTCGCCCTCCCCTGGGAGGACATGCTGCTGCTCGGCACCACCGACGAGGAGTTCGAGGGCGACCCGGCCGATGTCGCGGTCAACGAGAACGACATCACCCAGATCCTGGACGAGGCCGCCTTCTCCATCCGCGACCAGCAGCTCTCCCGTGATCTGATCACCTACTCCTTCGCGGGTCTCCGGGTGCTGCCCGGTGGCCCCGGCGACACCGCGAAGGCCAAGCGCGAGACCGTGGTCACCGAGGGCAAGGGCGGGATGCTGTCCATAGCCGGTGGCAAGTGGACGACCTTCCGTCACATCGGCCGCACGGTGATGACCAAGCTGGCCGAGTTGCCCGGCCGGCCGCTCGCGGACGACATGGAGCCGGTCAAGCAGTTGCCCAAGCACATGCCGCTGCCGGGTCTCGCCAACCCGCACGCCGTCGAGCACCGGCTGCTGGTGGACGGCGGCACCCCCGGCCCGCGGATGGCCGCCGACACCGCGCGCCACCTGGCCACCCACTACGGCTCGCTGTCCTTCGACATCGCGCGGCTGGCCGGCGCCGACCCGGCGCTCGCCGAGCGGATCCACCCGGACGCCCCGGAGATCTGGGCGCAGGTCGTCTACGCCCGCGACCAGGAGTGGGCCGAGACGGCGGACGACGTGCTGCGTCGCCGCACCACCCTCACCATCCGCGGTCTGGCCTCGGACGACATCCGCGGCCGGGTCGAGGACCTGCTGGCCAAGCGCGCCTGA
- the glpK gene encoding glycerol kinase GlpK, translating to MTDTHSTGPFIAAIDQGTTSSRCIVFDRDGRIVAVDQKEHEQIFPKPGWVEHNATEIWENVNEVVTGAITKAGITAADVKAIGITNQRETTVLWDKNTGEPVHNALVWQDTRTDALCRELGRNVGQDRFRRETGLPLASYFAGPKVRWLLDNVEGLRERAESGDILFGTMDSWVIWNLTGGVNGGVHVTDVTNASRTMLMNLQTLDWDEKILASMQVPAAVLPKIRSSAEVYGRTAEGVLAGVPVASALGDQQAALFGQTCFSEGEAKSTYGTGTFLLMNTADKPVNSYNGLLTTVGYRIGNEKPVYALEGSIAVTGSLVQWMRDQMGLINSAAEIETLASSVDDNGGAYFVPAFSGLFAPYWQDDARGVIAGLTRYVTKAHIARAVLEATAWQTREIVDAMTKDSGVELTALKVDGGMTSNNLLMQTLSDALDAPVVRPMVAETTCLGAAYAAGLAVGFWPDTDALRANWRRAAEWTPRMDADVRDREYKNWLKAVQRTMGWIENEE from the coding sequence ATGACTGACACACACAGCACCGGCCCGTTCATCGCCGCGATCGACCAGGGCACCACCTCCAGCCGCTGCATCGTCTTCGACCGGGACGGCAGAATCGTCGCCGTCGACCAGAAGGAGCACGAGCAGATCTTCCCCAAGCCGGGATGGGTCGAGCACAACGCGACCGAGATCTGGGAGAACGTCAACGAGGTCGTGACCGGCGCCATCACCAAGGCCGGGATCACCGCCGCCGACGTCAAGGCGATCGGCATCACCAACCAGCGCGAGACCACCGTGCTGTGGGACAAGAACACCGGTGAGCCGGTGCACAACGCGCTCGTCTGGCAGGACACCCGTACCGACGCCCTGTGTCGCGAGCTCGGCCGCAACGTCGGCCAGGACCGCTTCCGCCGCGAGACCGGCCTCCCGCTGGCCTCCTACTTCGCGGGCCCGAAGGTCCGCTGGCTGCTCGACAACGTCGAGGGGCTGCGCGAGCGCGCCGAGTCGGGCGACATCCTCTTCGGCACCATGGACTCCTGGGTCATCTGGAATCTCACCGGCGGCGTCAACGGCGGTGTGCACGTCACCGACGTCACCAACGCCTCCCGCACGATGCTGATGAACCTGCAGACCCTGGACTGGGACGAGAAGATCCTGGCCTCGATGCAGGTCCCGGCCGCGGTGCTGCCGAAGATCCGCTCCTCCGCGGAGGTGTACGGGCGGACCGCCGAGGGCGTCCTCGCGGGCGTGCCCGTGGCCTCCGCGCTCGGCGACCAGCAGGCGGCCCTGTTCGGCCAGACCTGCTTCTCCGAGGGCGAGGCCAAGTCCACGTACGGCACCGGCACCTTCCTGCTGATGAACACCGCCGACAAGCCGGTCAACTCCTACAACGGCCTGCTGACCACCGTCGGCTACCGGATCGGCAACGAGAAGCCGGTCTACGCCCTAGAGGGCTCCATCGCCGTCACCGGTTCGCTGGTGCAGTGGATGCGCGACCAGATGGGCCTGATCAACAGCGCCGCCGAGATCGAGACCCTCGCCAGCTCGGTGGACGACAACGGCGGCGCGTACTTCGTGCCGGCCTTCTCGGGTCTGTTCGCCCCGTACTGGCAGGACGACGCCCGCGGTGTCATCGCGGGCCTGACCCGCTATGTCACCAAGGCGCACATCGCCCGTGCGGTGCTCGAGGCGACCGCCTGGCAGACCCGCGAGATCGTCGACGCGATGACCAAGGACTCCGGTGTCGAGCTCACCGCGCTCAAGGTCGACGGCGGAATGACCTCCAACAACCTGCTGATGCAGACCCTCTCGGACGCCCTCGACGCACCCGTGGTGCGCCCGATGGTCGCCGAGACCACCTGCCTCGGTGCGGCCTACGCCGCCGGCCTGGCCGTCGGCTTCTGGCCGGACACCGACGCCCTGCGCGCCAACTGGCGCCGGGCGGCCGAATGGACCCCCCGTATGGACGCGGACGTTCGGGACCGCGAGTACAAGAACTGGCTCAAGGCCGTGCAGCGGACCATGGGCTGGATCGAAAACGAGGAGTAA
- a CDS encoding MIP/aquaporin family protein has translation MSSSDIFIGETIGTAALILLGAGVVAGVVLKRSKALNAGWVAITFGWGFAVLIGAYISAPLSGAHLNPAVTVGIAVTTGEWGDVPVYLAGQMLGAMIGATLAWLSYYGQFQAHLTDPEIVARKDEEGLVDKAAAPAAGPVLGVFSTGPEIRNVVQNLITEIIGTAVLVLLILTTGLTKGLGVSGTGVLIVALSVVGIGLSLGGPTGYAINPARDLGPRIVHALLPLPNKGGSDWGYAWIPVVGPLVGGALAGGLFEIAFA, from the coding sequence GTGTCCAGCTCCGACATCTTCATCGGCGAGACCATCGGTACCGCCGCACTCATCCTGCTCGGCGCCGGTGTGGTCGCAGGCGTCGTACTCAAGCGTTCCAAGGCTCTGAACGCGGGCTGGGTCGCCATCACCTTCGGGTGGGGCTTCGCCGTGCTCATCGGTGCCTACATATCCGCTCCGCTCTCCGGGGCGCACCTCAACCCGGCCGTGACCGTCGGTATCGCCGTCACCACCGGCGAGTGGGGCGACGTTCCGGTCTACCTCGCGGGCCAGATGCTCGGCGCCATGATCGGCGCCACGCTCGCCTGGCTCTCCTACTACGGTCAGTTCCAGGCCCACCTCACCGACCCGGAGATCGTGGCCCGCAAGGACGAGGAAGGCCTGGTCGACAAGGCCGCGGCTCCGGCCGCCGGCCCGGTGCTGGGCGTCTTCTCCACCGGCCCCGAGATCCGCAACGTGGTGCAGAACCTGATCACCGAGATCATCGGCACCGCCGTGCTGGTCCTGCTGATCCTCACCACCGGCCTCACCAAGGGCCTGGGCGTCTCCGGCACCGGAGTGCTGATCGTGGCCCTGTCGGTCGTCGGCATCGGCCTCTCGCTCGGCGGCCCGACCGGCTACGCCATCAACCCGGCCCGTGACCTGGGCCCGCGTATCGTGCACGCCCTTCTGCCGCTGCCCAACAAGGGCGGCTCGGACTGGGGTTACGCCTGGATCCCCGTCGTCGGCCCGCTCGTCGGCGGCGCTCTCGCCGGCGGTCTCTTCGAGATCGCGTTTGCCTGA
- a CDS encoding IclR family transcriptional regulator produces the protein MARNIQSLERAAAMLRLLAGGERRLGLSDIASTLGLAKGTAHGILRTLQQEGFVEQDEASGRYQLGAELLRLGNSYLDVHELRARALVWTDDLARSSGESVYLGVLHQQGVLIVHHVFRPDDSRQVLEVGAMHPLHSTALGKVLSAYDPVAHSEVAEGERKEFTPRTVTGVEEFEGVLALTRARGWGSDVEETWEGVASVAAPIHDRRRLPVGAVGITGAVERVCDGGELRSELVAAVRDCARAVSRDLGASRF, from the coding sequence TGCTACGCCTGCTCGCCGGTGGTGAGCGACGTCTCGGACTGTCCGACATCGCCTCCACCCTGGGGCTGGCCAAGGGCACCGCCCACGGCATCCTGCGCACCTTGCAGCAGGAGGGCTTCGTCGAGCAGGACGAGGCGTCGGGCCGCTATCAGCTCGGCGCGGAGCTGCTGCGCCTGGGCAACAGCTATCTGGACGTCCACGAGCTGCGCGCCCGCGCCCTGGTGTGGACCGACGACCTCGCGCGCTCCAGCGGGGAGAGCGTGTACCTGGGCGTACTGCACCAGCAGGGCGTGCTCATCGTCCACCACGTCTTCCGCCCGGACGACAGCCGCCAGGTGCTGGAGGTCGGCGCCATGCACCCGCTGCACTCCACCGCCCTGGGCAAGGTGCTCTCCGCCTACGACCCGGTGGCGCACAGCGAGGTGGCCGAGGGCGAGCGCAAGGAGTTCACCCCGCGCACGGTGACCGGGGTCGAGGAGTTCGAGGGCGTTCTCGCGCTCACCCGGGCCCGCGGCTGGGGCTCCGACGTGGAGGAGACCTGGGAGGGCGTCGCGTCGGTCGCGGCCCCCATCCACGACCGCCGGCGGCTGCCGGTGGGGGCGGTGGGCATCACCGGCGCGGTGGAACGGGTGTGCGACGGCGGCGAACTGCGCTCGGAGCTCGTCGCGGCCGTCCGGGACTGCGCCCGCGCCGTCTCCCGGGATCTCGGCGCCAGCCGCTTCTGA